In a genomic window of Anoxybacter fermentans:
- a CDS encoding YjjW family glycine radical enzyme activase: MSKLQALINRIIRFSAVDGPGNRLVIFLQGCNLQCINCHNPHTIGICNFCGKCIKECPVNALEIIAGDPSWINYDESRCVNCDHCLEVCPINSNPRSRWMEVDEVIKEIHRVAPFISGITVSGGEATQQLDFVKELFTCIKNDYKLSSLTNFIDSNGIAPISYWETLLPVLDGAMIDLKAFDPDVHYQLTGETNDLVLATIPYLYDKGKLYEVRLLIVPGYNDDREQIDATADYLAKIGRDIRIRLIPFRKHGVRAKFRNLLEPEGELMEEIKEIFVKDGFEEIYIT; this comes from the coding sequence GTGAGCAAACTCCAGGCACTCATTAATCGAATTATTCGCTTCAGTGCTGTCGATGGCCCTGGAAACCGCCTGGTTATATTTCTCCAGGGCTGTAATTTACAGTGTATTAATTGTCACAACCCTCATACTATTGGAATCTGTAATTTTTGCGGAAAATGTATTAAAGAATGTCCGGTTAATGCCCTGGAAATAATAGCAGGTGACCCCTCATGGATAAATTACGATGAATCTAGATGCGTTAATTGTGACCACTGCCTTGAAGTCTGTCCAATAAATAGCAATCCTCGGAGCCGCTGGATGGAAGTTGATGAGGTAATAAAAGAGATACATCGGGTTGCCCCATTTATATCAGGCATTACTGTTTCGGGAGGAGAAGCGACTCAACAGTTGGACTTTGTTAAAGAGCTTTTTACTTGTATTAAAAATGATTATAAACTTTCATCTTTGACTAATTTTATTGATAGTAATGGTATAGCTCCTATATCCTATTGGGAAACTCTTCTACCAGTCTTAGATGGAGCAATGATAGATCTAAAAGCTTTTGATCCTGATGTTCATTATCAACTGACTGGAGAGACCAATGACTTGGTTTTAGCTACCATCCCATATCTGTATGATAAAGGGAAGCTTTATGAGGTTAGGTTGTTAATTGTTCCCGGATATAATGATGATAGGGAGCAAATTGATGCAACTGCTGATTATTTAGCTAAAATTGGACGAGATATCAGGATTAGATTGATCCCTTTCCGAAAACATGGGGTTAGGGCTAAGTTTCGGAATTTATTGGAACCGGAAGGTGAATTAATGGAAGAAATTAAAGAGATTTTTGTTAAAGATGGATTTGAAGAAATTTATATTACATGA
- a CDS encoding YjjI family glycine radical enzyme yields MDLKEFRIRARKIINDPGLTYHQRRHKLALLAEELVEYPPLGDEAKKALDERVICDLYEGHAPYRPRYILPDYEKALKQGSEFLELDPPTNLAEALNFLTILYSQVPSITGFPVYLGDIDRLLIPFLEGVSDDELYHKLKLFWRAVDRMFPDGFVHANLGPEDTRVGRVIFKIERELKQVVPNLTLKYDPEVTTDELLLEGIKTVFAVGKPHFANHPMMVKDLGEKYAVVSCYNSLKIGGGSHTLVRLNLKKTVEKHSGDIESYFKETLPHYVELTLQVMEARIRYLVEEAKFFEHDFLAQEGLISLDQFSAMFGIFGLAEAVNLLMESKGRNGRYGHDEEANQLSYRITDVIAEILAQRPLPYCDGNGGKAFFHSQSGIDLDVDVTAGTRIPYGDEPEIFEHITAVAPHHYKFQAGISDIFHFENTVQNNPQAVADIIKGAFAQGMRDFTFNLADGEFVRITGYLVRRSDLEQMKREKRSRYDSTVLGYNAVENQGIFQRKRRVISREQTPGTH; encoded by the coding sequence ATGGATTTAAAAGAATTTAGAATAAGAGCACGAAAGATTATAAATGACCCTGGTTTAACTTATCACCAAAGAAGGCACAAACTTGCCCTTTTGGCAGAGGAATTGGTAGAATACCCTCCTCTTGGTGATGAGGCAAAAAAGGCGTTGGATGAGAGGGTTATCTGTGATTTGTATGAAGGTCATGCACCATACCGGCCTAGATATATTTTACCTGATTATGAGAAAGCATTAAAACAGGGTTCTGAATTTTTAGAGCTAGATCCACCAACAAATTTGGCTGAAGCGTTAAATTTTTTAACTATTTTATATAGCCAGGTTCCTTCCATTACCGGATTTCCTGTCTATTTAGGTGATATAGACCGACTGTTAATACCTTTTCTTGAAGGTGTGAGTGATGATGAACTCTATCATAAGTTAAAGCTCTTCTGGCGCGCAGTTGACCGGATGTTCCCTGATGGTTTCGTCCATGCGAATTTAGGTCCAGAAGATACCCGGGTAGGCCGGGTGATTTTTAAAATTGAGAGGGAACTTAAACAGGTAGTACCCAATCTAACCTTAAAATATGATCCGGAAGTTACTACAGATGAATTACTATTGGAAGGAATTAAGACTGTCTTTGCTGTTGGCAAACCCCATTTTGCCAACCATCCGATGATGGTTAAGGACCTTGGTGAGAAGTATGCTGTAGTTAGTTGTTATAATTCTTTAAAGATCGGTGGAGGTTCACATACTCTGGTTAGATTGAACTTAAAAAAGACAGTTGAAAAGCATTCCGGTGATATTGAATCATATTTTAAAGAAACTTTACCCCATTATGTAGAGCTTACTTTACAGGTGATGGAAGCCCGGATTCGTTATCTGGTTGAAGAAGCTAAATTTTTTGAACATGATTTTCTGGCGCAAGAGGGATTGATTAGCCTGGATCAGTTCTCAGCTATGTTCGGAATTTTTGGTTTGGCTGAGGCTGTTAATCTTTTGATGGAAAGCAAAGGCCGAAACGGACGATATGGACATGATGAAGAAGCCAATCAACTTTCTTATCGAATTACAGATGTAATTGCTGAAATTTTAGCACAACGACCTTTGCCATATTGTGATGGAAATGGTGGAAAAGCCTTTTTCCATTCACAATCAGGAATTGATCTGGATGTAGATGTTACTGCCGGAACCCGGATACCTTATGGTGATGAGCCGGAAATTTTTGAACATATTACTGCTGTAGCACCTCATCATTACAAATTCCAGGCAGGTATTAGTGACATCTTTCATTTTGAAAATACCGTGCAAAATAATCCTCAGGCAGTAGCGGATATTATTAAGGGTGCTTTTGCTCAGGGGATGCGTGATTTTACTTTTAACCTGGCTGATGGTGAATTTGTACGGATTACCGGATATCTGGTGCGCCGTTCTGATTTAGAACAAATGAAGAGAGAAAAACGTTCACGGTATGATAGTACGGTGCTCGGATATAATGCTGTTGAAAATCAAGGTATTTTTCAGCGTAAAAGAAGGGTGATAAGCCGTGAGCAAACTCCAGGCACTCATTAA
- a CDS encoding chemotaxis protein CheW, with translation MYNKNKEGQKSKFDKVIIFRIEKKLYGLEITDVQGIEPLPEITGLGLPNVPDYIAGIFNLRGEVVPLIDARKKLTIKTKDDEDKSLKRVLIIEIEQGKVGIIVDEVREIYEFTDEDIYPLPKGIGGLKCDFVKGIGKMDEKLIIILDINVFITSEGKFDLDFMEDLEDYLNEK, from the coding sequence TTGTATAATAAGAACAAAGAAGGGCAAAAAAGTAAATTTGATAAGGTTATAATCTTCCGGATTGAGAAAAAATTATACGGACTGGAGATTACTGATGTACAGGGAATTGAACCATTACCGGAGATAACCGGTTTAGGTTTACCTAATGTTCCTGATTATATTGCCGGAATTTTTAATTTACGCGGTGAAGTGGTGCCCTTAATTGATGCCCGCAAAAAACTTACTATTAAAACTAAAGATGACGAGGATAAGTCTTTGAAGCGAGTTCTAATTATAGAGATTGAACAGGGTAAAGTAGGAATTATCGTGGATGAAGTTCGTGAAATTTACGAATTTACTGATGAAGATATCTATCCACTTCCAAAAGGAATTGGCGGTTTGAAATGTGATTTTGTTAAAGGGATTGGTAAGATGGATGAAAAGTTGATTATTATTCTTGATATTAATGTCTTTATTACTTCTGAAGGTAAATTTGATTTGGATTTCATGGAAGATCTGGAAGATTACTTGAACGAAAAATAA
- a CDS encoding DMT family transporter yields MRKSIINRFLILVVLPLFWGSTFLATKICLTDLPPIWMGAIRYFISSLIFLVVLISKESLNKSLRELKNYWYLFLAVGLVGTFFAAFFQNIGLRYTTASVSSLINTLEPVLVALLSVLILRERLPFIGVAGLIIAFIGGFILITDGNPQTLLHLDGSVKGNILILLSIISYAFYTIFTKLLVGRTDPINAVTFSSIIGTLLLICSALIMEEFPQLEEVSLTTWMAIFYLAIFPTCISLFLFNKLLTQVEASRVSIILFLIPVYGLILGVILLGDPLTPAMAIGGVFTIIGIWLIEYGPSKLGRKVLKSGQR; encoded by the coding sequence ATGAGAAAATCAATTATTAATCGTTTTTTGATTCTAGTGGTGCTTCCTCTTTTTTGGGGAAGTACCTTTTTGGCAACAAAAATTTGTTTGACCGATCTTCCACCGATCTGGATGGGAGCTATTCGGTATTTTATAAGTTCTCTGATTTTTTTAGTGGTTCTTATAAGTAAAGAATCTTTAAATAAATCTTTAAGGGAGTTGAAGAATTACTGGTATTTATTTTTGGCTGTTGGATTGGTAGGAACTTTTTTTGCAGCCTTTTTTCAAAATATAGGGCTTCGTTATACCACTGCTTCTGTTTCATCGCTGATTAATACTTTAGAACCGGTGCTGGTAGCTTTGCTTTCAGTTCTTATTTTACGTGAAAGACTTCCTTTTATTGGGGTAGCTGGTCTTATCATAGCATTTATAGGTGGTTTTATTCTCATTACTGATGGCAACCCTCAGACCCTTTTACATTTGGATGGATCAGTGAAGGGTAATATTTTGATTTTATTATCTATTATCTCATATGCATTTTACACCATTTTCACAAAATTACTGGTGGGAAGAACTGATCCCATTAATGCAGTAACATTTTCCAGTATTATTGGAACATTATTATTAATCTGTAGTGCTTTGATTATGGAGGAATTTCCACAGTTAGAGGAGGTTTCTTTAACTACCTGGATGGCGATATTTTATCTTGCTATCTTTCCTACATGTATTTCGTTATTTCTTTTTAACAAACTACTAACTCAGGTTGAGGCATCACGGGTCAGTATTATCCTTTTTTTAATTCCTGTTTATGGACTGATCTTAGGGGTTATATTATTGGGCGATCCTTTAACTCCAGCCATGGCTATTGGTGGGGTTTTTACTATCATTGGTATCTGGTTGATTGAATATGGGCCATCAAAGTTGGGAAGAAAAGTTCTCAAATCGGGCCAGAGATAA